The DNA sequence aaaaaaaaaaaaatcatcactttaCATCAAAAATACTGTTAAGTTACTGTTAATGGCATAAAAATTGGTCTATaattataacaaataataaaaaaaatcaataaaccacATGCtccagaaattccattttattgcAATGTGTTTGAAATGACGGAATGAAAGCAGCAAAATTATGAttaatgctaaacaaaatataTCCATTTCTGAAGAAAACACCCAACAGGCTCAAGTGTCCTAAACAAATAACCATCTCAACAGCAACAACATCGGGGCTGGGTTTTTTCTAGGGCCCAAGGGCTGAGTGCCACTCTGCCAGTACATCAACCCCAAGTCCTGGACAGGACAAGGACTACAGTTTTATCTCTGCTGTCGTCAGTGTGTCCCAAAGTGTGTGCTGCCAAGGCCACTAAGGACCTGGAAATGGCTCCTGCGTTGTGCACATCGATGGACAGTTTGCATCTGCGGCTTACCAGGGCTCCGAGGCCAGCCTAGTCCTAATCCCCCCGATGAACCTAACCCCTTCTGCCCACTGGCTGTGCCTACAGCTGTGGTTCTGGTGGCCCAGGCTGCACTGCCTGCTGTCCCGCAATCTTTCCTCAACCCTCTTTCTCTCACTTGCCCTTCAGAGGCACCTGGCGTGTCTTGACATCCATCCCATACGTTCAAGGCCAGAGCAGCACTACTCAGAATACCCAAGGAAGAGCCTCCACCTGCACACACTCCTCAGGCAGGCAGCCACCGTCCAGGGTCTAGAGCTGTCCATATGCACGAGATCTTCACTCCCACCTGACCCCGGAGAGCTCGGTGGGCCAACAGAACACATTGAGGACATGCAACATCGCCACGAGCACGTGAGGACAGAGCCGAAACTAGAAAGAATGCAGCCTATGTGTCCTGGGGGCAGGCAGATGCTAAGGTGTGCTGTAACTAGGACTCCCTCTGACCTCTGGAAGGTAAGATGATGACCATTCCCTTTACCGTTCCAGGAAATCTGATGACTTACATTGCAATTCTAAAGCAAAAAGGACTAGCATGCTCTTGCTTCTTGCTCTTGCCATTCCAAGCCCACtccaccgagagagagagagagagagagagagagagagagagagagagagaggctgctTGGCAATGAGACAGCAGTGCTGGCCGAGGAAGGACAAGTCCAGAATTTTATATACTTAGTAGCCAAACAGCCCACTGTGGTTACTTAGCAGTTCTTTCACCTGGGAAACCAGTGTGACAAAACCTGAACCAAACAAACCAGAAAAGTACATTTCCTGGAAGCATTTTCTGGGCCACGACTGTGAGAGGCACACACCACTCTCCCCCCAGCAGACAGTGAATGGCCTTCCCAAATTTCCTTGGCCTAAGAACCTTTTCCCCCCAACAAAAGAGCAAATCCTTACCATCTCCTAAAATGAGCACTCCCAGTGTAGTTTGGAAGACACCACACTAAATTACTTCTCAGGCTGTTTCTAcctagaattttttaatttataataaagccCACCTAAGACTTTCTgcctctcaagaaaaaaaaaaaaagtgatatgcCTGCCCGTTTTGTCTAAGCAGGACTTTGGGAGCCTATGATGTTTTCTGCACATTTAATAACTCTCtattcattctatttcttttaaatttttaatcctaTTAAAACATAAGCTCTCTAAGAGCAGgtgtttttgtctattttctttcctgGCTTATCCCCAGCACCTAGGCTGTGCTTGCCACAAACAGGCTCTTAAATACCAGTGGTTGAAGGCATCATTATAACACAATAAAACAAGAGTTATACTCAAATTAAGAATACTTACTCAAAAACTTCTAAAGGCACAGTAATGTCATGAAGCTGCTGCCTGCACTTATCAATATCCTGTAAGCCAGTAACGATAAAATTCCTgagggaaaaggcaaaaatagaacATGTAGTTAATTCAGATAACAGCAGGGACACCACCCATTTGGCCGGGGTGACCTCCAGGCCGGAGTTCCTTACACAAGAAGGCTACAGAATTCCAGGAAGGCTTTGGAACTAGAGAACAGCCTTAGATATCCAATTCTCTTTTAAAGTAGAGACTGCCAGTATTGGGTGATAAAAAACACCCCTTCTGAGAATTGATGAAAAACATCAATCTTCTCTCAAAGACAACGTGCAGCTGGTTTTGTGCGCAGCAGACTCCCGAGGAAGAACCCACCCTCCGATCCCAGAGGAGAAAGCCATCCCCACCTGGTTTAGTTTCTGCTCCCCTCTGGAGCTTAACAGATCACCAGGCTAGTCCCCCGGCCCTGGGTTTGTAAGGCTGGGCTGCACTTATGTTTGATGTCTGTAGTCCCTAGAAAGCTAGGAGCCCTTCTGCAGcattccttctgtgtgtgtgtgtgtgtgtcttgtccACCCCAGGGCCTAGCACCAACCACCAGCACAGGACTGTTGCCAAAGTTGTTCCTAAGCGGTCTGCACCGTTTCTTACCACCCTCCCCCTTCCAGTTCCACCACATCCAGACCTCGGCAGCAGGTGGTTCACAACCTTCTCCTTCCTGGGTGCAGTTTGGAGCACCCCGTGAAGTCCGCCTCCCCTCTGGGGACAGGGCCTGGACTCCCCAGAAGGGCCGGGGAGAAAACTGGGAAGGAGTCACGGCACGCCAGGGCAGGCTTTGATGACTGTGTGGCCCTGACGACGTGTCCAAACGGGCCCTCGAGATAAAGTTCCAGCAAAACGAAGCGGGAGGGGGGCGGGCCCGAGTCCAGAGGAGGGCGGCAGAGAGGGGCGGCTCTCAGGTCAGACcccggctccccaccccccacccggctccccaccccctacccggCTCCGGCGCCCGGCTCCCAGGATCcccggctccccacccccacccggctCCCAAGCcccggctccccacccccaggatccccggctccccaccccccacccggctccccaccccctacccggCTCCCCGGCCCGGCTCCCAGGATCCCCGGCTCCCGTCAGACGCCGGCGGACTCGGCCGCCACTCACAGCTTCTGGTTGAGCCCGGCCTGGCTGCTAGGCTGGAAGTCACTGACGATGATGCCGAGCTGCCGGATGTTCTCCACGAACTTCTCCAGGTGCTCCTCCAGGTGGTCGAACTTCTCCGCCATGGCCCCACAGCAAACACCGCCCGCGCCTGGTCCCGCTCCGCCGCTTCCTACTTCCGCCGGGGCCTGCCGCCACTTCCGTTTCCTCtggcggcgggaggcggggcctcgggcgggcggggcggggcggggcggggccggggcggggcccaggcgcggggcggggccgaccTTTGGGGGCGTGGCCCTGGCCCTGGCGCGCTGCGGGGGCGGGGCATGCGGGCGGGGCATGCGGGCGGGGCCCCGCCCAGCAGCGCTTCGCCGCCCAGGTGAGTGGGATCGGCCCGGTGTCTGTCCTCAGACCGCCCTGCGAGCTCCAAGGGCCACCGGGAGCCAGCGGCGGGACCTGCGAGGCTCCGTTCCGCCTCCGCTAGGCCTGGGCAAGTTCCCTGGTCTCCGAGCCCTCGTTCTCGTCCATGAAACTGGAATGAGTGCAGACGCCTACGTGACCTTAGCCTGGCTCAGAAGGAAGCACAGCAGGCAGGCTTGGAAAAGGTAGCTTATCCCCACGAggaaaatgacttattttttcctgaatacACAAATTACAAGTACTCGctgtaaatgattttaaaaatatgatgacgAGACACCTGAAATCCTACCCCCTGACATAAGCCATCTTTAACATCTTGGAGCCCATGGACTCCTGAATTTCTTGATGCGCAGGGTCCAGCAGCCCCCTCGGCCAGACCCAGGCCCCCTTAGAACCACCCAGCCTCGGTCCTGAGCCTGAGAGGCAGCTCAAGGTGGGCTTCAGACCTATGACTCTCCCACTAGTGATCTATCTTCCTTACCCACGTGAGCACCTTAGCAACCAGGACAGCTCCCAGTGGCTAAAGCCTCCTGTCAGGATTGAGGCCCTCTGGCACTAACGGCTGCCAGTGTCACCAAAGGTCTCAGCCACCTCCAAGCACCATGCGATGCCCCATATTCACAAACCCCTGCCTAGATAGAAATCCTGCAGTGTGCATGCAGGGACTTTCCTTGTCCCCCATTTGGGGTCCTTAACGTCAGCACTGGACCCCCTTCTGTCCTCTCATGTGTAACTGGCATCCACCTCCTCTAATTCTTCCTTCTAAACACCTCCTAGTCagctcttccttcctgcctcttgcCACCTACCGAGGTCAGGCCTTCCCCCCTTCCTGCCACCTCTAACAGAACAGCACCCTAGGGGGGCTTCCTCTCTGTAAAGAATAACCCCTCCTACTGCTTGGAAACTGTAGTAAATGCTGTTAGTTGATCTTACTAAAATTCCATCTTGGTCACATCACTCTTGCTCATAAAaaacttctgcccatttttctagGACTAAACAATGTTTGCTCCTACAGTAACCTCTCTGGACTCCTGGGACCACAGGCCACAGTGATTTCTCCCTTTACTGAATATCTTAATAAGCATCCTCCTTGCTATTCAACTCCTGGAGTCTTAGGCAAAAAAAGAGAGCTCTTTTACTAGATAATCTCTCCCAGATGTGACCAAAAATGGGAACCCCATGAAGGTAATTGATTTGTCAGACTTATCAAAATCAGGGACTCCAATTGATGTGGTGTACTAAGCTGATATGTGACGCCTCTGTTCTGCTCTGAATACACAGAAGTGTTAGGTAAAGTATCTCCCTCCCTATTTAACAACAACTGACTTCAGGGGAATtgtaaaacaaagcagaaataaaatatttgccaaagaatgaaaagatgaCTGAGGAGAGATCAGAATAGGAAGTTAACAGTCCTTCGTTTCAAAAGAAAGAGATATTGATGGAAAGTAGACTTTGTTcagtatttactttaaaaatttaagggttatgtctttaaaagaatatgtaataTCTGAACTAGTCTAGTAGAAGGAAAATATAACCAATtcaatagaaggaaagaaacaattcaggaggcaaagaaaaaaacatggaaaataaacaagcacaaaataagatgaaagaatTAAGGACAGATATGTTGGTGATCACAATAAATGTAAACAGATTTAactacttactttaaaaaaaattgtcatattGAAAGCATTGTATGTTGCTGATGTTGTGGTTCTTTTAGTCTAGCTATGTGATTTTCAAAGGCACACCTAAAACAAACATACAGAATGGTTGAAGAAAAGGGGTAGGTTCCAATAAGGTATGCCAGGCAACCAAAAAAAGTTGTTAAAGCATATATAATCAAAAATTAATAAGCTATAGAGAGATCTTTTTAGTGATAAAGGGAAGAATCCACCAAAATGACATACAAATATTAACCTCTAAGCAACTTTGAGGAAACATTCAAAATCCATAATCAGAACAGGAGATTTGGAATACTTGTATCAGGAAATGATAAAGTAAGTGGgcctatatatataatataatataatataatataatataatataatataatatatcagattatatatatatataaaggatttgAATAATATGACTAATAAATATGATCTGTGAGAAAGAGCTAATGAATCCTGAAAACAGATGGATTCCAAgtacatgtgtatatttataaaaatgtgacCATTCACTAGACCACAAAAGAAGTTTCAACAAATTCCAAGTTTTATCATATAGACCAGATTTTCTGACCTCAATGTAATTatagtagaaatcaatgaaattatttgctctttacacacatacacacttgaaAACCGAAACACACTCTGTGAAATAATCTATGGGTGTACATACAACTGAATTTGCAAGACCCACTGGCTGGCTGTCATCCTGGTGTAATTTCTAATGGCACATTTCCGCTCACCACCAAAGGCATCTCCATCTGGTTGATGCATGACATGGTCATCCTAGTTAAaagggaaaatgtaaaatattcagaACTGAATGACAAGCCTTTCTTGTCAAACTTCTGCTTTGCTTCTAAAGCTATACTTTGAGGGAAAATTgctcagaaataataataagctCAGGGTTCaattgaaaaagtaaacaaaaagaaagaaaaagagcaaaagagaaatcACAAGCCCAGAAATTATATAGAAAGGAGTGATAAAGACAGAGAATGAtggaaatgaaaactattttgttAGTTCTCTTTCTACTTTTACCAGAAGCTCAAAGATCAGCAGTAAAGAAAAGCTGACGGGTGAAAAGATGAATCAAAATCAAACAGGCATATTTCTGGCAAGTCCcatcagggaggcagagagagagaaaatcaacaaTATTATACATGAAGGAGGAGACATAATTCAGTTACAATGAAACCTATATGTCCCTATTTTGAAAGCTTAGAAGATGTGGACAATTTTCTAGGAAACTTACAAATATTAACTTAAGAAATAATAGGAAATCAGAACAGATCCTAGCCTTTCAACAAACTGGCTGGTAgataaaaaatctcttttaaagaaatgaaaggtatCAAactctgatagttttttttttaaactctgacaGGTTTTTACACTAGTTCATCTCTTTTTAAtcaaacattgaaagaaaataatttccaacttACCTGGATGCTTtcaaagactagaaaaaaaaagagaaatacatccTAGATCATTTTTAAAGGGTTGTATAACTTTGGTATGAAAAGCACACAAGGGCagtggaaagaaattaaagagggaaggatggaagggggaaggaaggacggaaggaaggaagaaggaaagaagatataGGCCAatctttctttcaaaagtagatgcaaaaattctaataaaatatcagcaaatcaGTTACATTCTATCAAACATCACTTACTGCTGCATAATGAACCTCCctaaaactcagtggcttaaaatccTCTATTTGGCTCTCACATCTGCAGTGTGGGCTGTGTATGGCATTCATGGCTAGCCTCCGTGCCATGTTGCACCAGTGGTGCTGACTTACCTGGGACTGAGGGATCTGCTTTCAAGAGGCTCACACACGTGGCCACCATGTTGGTAGGAGCTGGGAGCTCTGCTGGGCTGTGTAGGCTGGAGACCACTGctcacccccacctctctctgtggGCCTTGGGGCTTCCTCAGTTCATGGTGGTGCATACCAGGAGCACAGATCTCAGGAGAAGCTGGTGTGTCCTAGCCTCAGAAGTCCCCCTGTGTCTCTTCCACCATAGCCAGGGCACATCTAGATTCCCAAGGAGGGAACGTGAAACCAATCATCAGTGAAAGAGGTAAGAAATCATACTGTTGGAAGAGTAGTGAAATAGGAGATCCTGTTGAAGCCCTTCTTGGAAAATACAACCCATCACACATCACACTGAAAAAATAATGATCTGTTGGGCCTTTCCTGGGACTGCATGAAAGGTTAACTATCGTAAAATCTATTACATAACTAAGTCCATTAAAGATTGGTGGAGAAAACCATCTCGggtagatttaaaaattaaacatttgataaaattcaatcagattcatgattttaaaaacaaaaacagaggcacctgggtggctcagtcagttaagcatctgcccttagctcaggtcataatctcagggtcctgggggagcccacatcgggctccctgttcattggggagcctgcttctccctcttgctctgccctaCTCCCCCAGtgtgtgcgcgcgctctctctctctctctctcctctcaaacaaataaaatatatatatttttaattttaaaaagaaaaaaaaacaactctggaaAAACTGAGAATGGAGACAAAACTTTCCAAACCTAATAAAAGACAGCCACCAAGCACCTATGGATGGAATGAGGAAAAGTCAGAAACATTTTCGTCAGAGTCTTAGACAAACCAGAATAGTCACCCCAACTACTAAGCACCGGGCCAGCACAAAGCCACCTCGGACTTAGTGCTTGCTGTTACTCCTGGCCTCCCCTATAGTCAGccttcctttttgttgttttttttttccccaacatggAAGGattcatgaatttgcatgtcgTCCTTCCAAAGGGACCATGCTCATCTCCTTGGCAGGCTCTTCTGACATTGGACTTCTATGTGCCCCCTGACTTGTCCTCAAAATTCCTGGGTGTTTTATGCCTCAGCATCCCTGCTGTACTCCAGCATTCTAGACGTATGCAGCCCCCAGAGTCCCAAACGTAGGCGAACTAGCTGGTAAGTAAGTTGTGATCATTTGAAAACCAGgggaaaagaagacaaaggaCGCTACATAAGGAAACCAAATGCCTACGTTCCTGGTGTGGGTGtgatccctgcaggaagctgtCCTCTCCTGTTGGGTAGACCCTTGCAGCAACTGGCTTTCCAAATAATGAAGAGAAACAGGTGTTTCTGAGGTTTTCACCCCTGGCTGCATCTGCCATGCCCCCATCCTGTCTGCTGGGGATATCTCTGCTGCCTCCTGCATTTGCATATATAACCCCAATTATATTGGGCCAATTTCTAAGAGCAGCTTTATTCTGAGAGGGGTGACCTGTTCTGCACTGCTGCTTTTCTCCTGCGTGAACACAAGTGCCCTGGGTTCGTGATCATGCTACCCTTCATATTGGTTCCCTAGTACTGCTGGAGCAAAATATCATCCACTGGGGGCTTAAACAATAACAAGATATTGTCTCCCAGTTCTGGTGGCTGGAAGTCCACGATCAAGCTGTTGGCTCCTGCAGCTGTGGGGAGAATGTACTCCATgtctctctcctggcttctggtggtttCTGCCCATCTTTGCCATTCCTTGGCTCACAGAAGCATCATCCTGATCTCTGCCTTTAGGTTTACACCACGTTTTCCCACGTGTCCGTGCTCAAGTTTCCCcgttttataaggacactagtcgtGCCAGGTTAGGGCTCACcctaatgactttattttaacttgattGCACCTGAAaggactctatttccaaataaaatcagattCTAAAGTACTGAGTGTTAGATATCTTTGGGGAGGGTGGAGATACAATACAACCCCTAACACCTTCCTCTTCTGTTCAGGAACACCTACCTTTGCCTTCTGTATTGTGACCACTGGGTGGTTAAGTCTCAGGGCCAGATCCTGATGACTACAACTATGCCCTTAGTCCCCACATGTTTGAGATCTGTGATGAGTCTACCAGCTGCTGTCTACCAgactttctccttcctctctcttattTGCATcagctagagagagagcagaaatgGAAAGTTGTAAAGTCAGACTTTTAAAaccattccaaaaaaataaaataataaaataaaaccattccaAATGGAGCCATTGAAGTCCACTGAGTACAGGAAAGTTAAAAAGTATTTCTAGATCACTTATCTCCCTGTTGTTCAAAATTATTGCTCCATAGACTACTATTCTCTGCTGAAACCAAAAGCAATTCCAACCCACTGGAACCTACACCGAaatcctccctttcctccttaaATGGCTAACCAGTGGCTGCTTTTCCTTTACTTAGCATTCTAAGTGCTGTTggtttgttttaagaaatatttttaaatggaagcaCCCCAGGCTCCCGATGTAAATGGAATTAGGCTGGAAAATCCCTGAACGTCAGAGGGTGTATGTGTTAGGACACTGCCTTAGAACTCCACAGAGCTCTGCTGACTATAGATTTTGCAGCTGGTTTTCCCTCTGAAGTGGACTTGATCAGCTCCTGGGAAATTTCCTGACTTCTAATACTTCGTGACCTTGGAAGCTGgaggctgtttttttctttttttccttttctttctttctttttctttttttttttttttttcaatcacattACTGCACTATCAGCACTCATGACCCTTAGTGATGCCATTTGGAACATTTTTTTGCCATTCATTCTAATTTATTCTGAAAACCAGACTCagcttaagttaaaaaaaaaaaaaaaagtagctattCTTCCAGGAGGGCAAAACAGCTGTTTTGTACTTTTCACTTTGTGGATTTCAGCACATTAGCAATTCTGGCAGAAGGGAAGATTTGCAACTCCGTTGTTTGATAGTGATGATGACCATGATGGtgaagatggtggtgatgatgatgatggtcatGATGGTACTAATGATGGTCGTGATGAGAGTCATGATGATGGTCATAATGGTTAATGATGATAGTAATGATCAAGATGtcgtgatgatgatggtgatgatgttgGTGATGATAGTAATGCTGATGGTCATggtgattatgatgatgatgatgatgatggtgatggtgatggtgatggtgatgatagtaaTAACAATGGTCATGATGATGATGGTCATGTCATGATGGTCATGATGTGATGATGATGGCGACGATGGTGGGGTAATGATCATACTGAAGGCAATAGCTAGCATTctattgagcattttatataaatcattttatttattcttcataacCCTAAGAGGAGGCCACTATAGTTTGCACCATACGTGGTCAAATATAAGCCAAAAATTTTTCCGTAAATACAGGATTGGGAGGCAGAATAATTCCAGTTGGTAAAGGATGCTGATATTGTTCTTGCCCCAAGTGCTGTATTGAGACATAGATGTTCAAATAAATTAGATGCTGCATTCATTCTATTAGGTTCGCATGCCTTGTGCAATAAAACATAGAAATTTTACCCTGTTTTCACACTAAAAACTGTTGAGAAACCATAAGAAAGCTCTTCTATTTGCTTTGATGTGCAACATTTATGGTTCTACCTAGAATTCTATGTAATGTGCCTATGACCAAGATTTAAAAAGCAGCAAGATAAGATTATACTCAAATAGCCTATGGATTATCATGAAAGCCAATCAGGAAATGCAAGCATGCAGTTAACTTTCACTATCaagttttaatgaaaaatttgtCACAAATTCTAGAGAGGGAAGGATAGCATTATAGAAATAGAGATGGATAGGATGAGCCTTTTTAGCAAGTCATACAAACAGAGGAACATAAACTTTTTAGACTCCATACCTTTTTTCACCGTGTTGGCTCTTTCAGCACACTCTTTAAAGCCTGATGTTTCATAGTCCCATGTAAAAATTAATGTCATTCAGCTGACATATAAGTTTGTCTTAAACACTCCAAAGAGAAATGAGTTGTGCTCAAGCATGCTCTTCTAATTGTGATGACCCAGAAAACAAAGTCTTACCTTGCAGGAAATCACAGTGCATGTGGACCTAGAACATCTGCTTCTGGTTCTGATGGAGAAAGAGATAACTGGGATGCTGTCCAGCAAAGAGTATctgaaataagcaaataagaagCAGCTTTTGTCAGGAAACTaagtaaaaacatattaaaattctcTGATATGGAAGATGGAGCTAAGAAGGGACAGGATCTGGGTCTATACAACTTTGAGCAGGCGTGGTAAATTAATGCCCAGGACACCAGAACCATTGTTAACCTCCTTAACCTTCTAACAAGCGGTGATAGTTGTGCTCACCCAGATCTTCTAAGAAGCAGATCCCAAGAAAGGATTAAACATGCAATAAATTTTTTTAGGGGAAATAtctgtgaaagaaaatgagaagttaACCAGAAAAGGCTGGAAGAAACATCCAAACAAAGGTCTGaaaccaagagaaagaaggagagaaggaagtgaGTTCTAGATCTGTGCTGTCCATGATAGTGAACACTGGACGCTTGAAATGCACTCACTagtgcaactgaggaactgaatttactgtattttaatccattttagtgAATTGAACTGAAAATAGCCTCATGTCACCAGTGGTTCTGGTATCCGACATTGGGGCTTTTGAGGATGGATGAGGAATGACTTAGAAATCAGAGCCTTGGAATGCCCAGTAGAGCAGAGTTGCTCCACCAAAATTGACTACTTGCCTTGGAACTTTTAAgtaagagagaggagaaagtcaATATTTTTAGGACAGGGTAGTATAGCATAATATTTATAGCAGCGATTTGGAGGTTCACTTTTGgaattcaaattccagctctgccacacaatcactgtatgaccttgggcaagtcatctaactttctgtgcctcagattTCTTGTCACCACACCAGGTAGATTAAGAGTATGTGTGACACCTCAGATTGTTGTAAGAatcaaataaagtaataaatgtaaaacaccTGGAATACCATATCCACTGGATAA is a window from the Vulpes lagopus strain Blue_001 chromosome 17, ASM1834538v1, whole genome shotgun sequence genome containing:
- the MED10 gene encoding mediator of RNA polymerase II transcription subunit 10 — encoded protein: MAEKFDHLEEHLEKFVENIRQLGIIVSDFQPSSQAGLNQKLNFIVTGLQDIDKCRQQLHDITVPLEVFEYIDQGRNPQLYTKECLERALAKNEQVKGKIDTMKKFKSLLIQELSKVFPEDMAKYRSIRGEDHAPS